A window from Dehalococcoidales bacterium encodes these proteins:
- a CDS encoding enoyl-CoA hydratase-related protein, with product MEYEDLLLEKSDGIATVTLNAPEKRNALTFGIRKSLSQVSVDLAADDDVRVVIVTGAGLGFCAGGDLSGGGGVEPTMQQRIEFLGPSHGTHAFFMLDKPVISAVNGAAVGAGLSLALSTDIRIASDTARFGAVFVLRGLTPDCGITYWLPGAVGAAKAMEMMFTGEIIDAAEAKRLGIVSKVVPPEELMDTARELATKIAQQAPFSVELTKRMAYRSIRDSWNRQVEVESIANQISMQTEDHREAVRAFFERRPQPKFQGR from the coding sequence ATGGAGTATGAAGACCTGCTACTGGAGAAAAGTGACGGTATTGCCACCGTTACCCTGAACGCGCCGGAGAAGAGGAATGCCCTCACGTTCGGGATACGCAAAAGTCTAAGCCAGGTCTCGGTTGACCTTGCCGCCGATGATGATGTGAGGGTGGTAATCGTCACTGGTGCCGGCCTGGGGTTCTGCGCCGGGGGAGACCTCAGTGGGGGTGGCGGGGTTGAGCCAACCATGCAGCAACGTATTGAGTTCCTCGGGCCCAGCCATGGAACACACGCCTTCTTCATGCTGGACAAACCGGTGATTTCCGCGGTAAACGGTGCCGCAGTTGGGGCCGGTCTCTCACTCGCACTGAGTACCGACATTCGTATCGCCTCCGATACTGCCAGGTTTGGCGCTGTGTTTGTGCTCCGGGGACTCACACCGGACTGTGGAATTACCTACTGGCTGCCCGGAGCGGTGGGGGCGGCTAAGGCCATGGAGATGATGTTTACCGGCGAGATAATCGATGCTGCCGAAGCGAAACGACTTGGTATTGTCAGCAAGGTAGTGCCACCTGAAGAACTGATGGATACCGCCAGGGAATTGGCCACCAAGATTGCGCAACAGGCCCCGTTCTCGGTAGAACTGACCAAGCGTATGGCATACCGCAGTATCCGTGATAGCTGGAACAGGCAGGTTGAAGTAGAGAGTATCGCCAACCAGATAAGCATGCAGACGGAGGACCACCGGGAAGCAGTGCGTGCTTTCTTTGAACGGCGACCCCAGCCGAAGTTTCAGGGAAGATAG